One Periophthalmus magnuspinnatus isolate fPerMag1 chromosome 15, fPerMag1.2.pri, whole genome shotgun sequence genomic window carries:
- the hs3st1l1 gene encoding heparan sulfate (glucosamine) 3-O-sulfotransferase 1-like1 — protein MSYFLSFAFLFVVQIHGAPPEFLQEEFGIDPIELDSIQASNMSDVSTSPPPGTSKRAPQSIIIGVRKGGTRALLEMLDIHPEVAAAATEVHFFDWDENYAKGFEWYRDLMPYSYPNQITIEKTPGYFTSALAPERICAMNSSIKLLLILRDPTERVISDYTQVYFNRLENHKPVQAIENLLVRNGVLNMRYKAIQRSLYDVHIRNWLRHFPLEQIHIVDGDALIQDPLPELQKVENFLNLPPRIVSSNFYFNQTKGFYCIRSDGRERCLHESKGRPHPAVNNSVLQQLRAFLREHNRTFFRLVRRTFNWQ, from the coding sequence ATGTCTTACTTTTTGTCATTTGCATTCCTTTTTGTTGTCCAAATTCACGGTGCACCGCCTGAGTTCCTACAGGAAGAATTTGGCATAGACCCCATCGAACTTGATTCAATCCAAGCTAGCAATATGTCAGATGTTTCAACTTCTCCACCTCCCGGGACAAGCAAAAGAGCCCCTCAGAGCATCATCATCGGCGTTCGCAAAGGAGGAACTAGAGCGTTGCTAGAAATGCTTGACATCCATCCAGAAGTTGCAGCAGCCGCGACCGAAGTCCATTTTTTCGACTGGGATGAGAATTACGCTAAAGGCTTCGAGTGGTATCGCGATTTGATGCCGTATTCCTATCCCAACCAGATTACGATCGAGAAAACGCCAGGATACTTCACCTCTGCTCTTGCTCCGGAACGCATCTGTGCCATGAATTCCTCCATCAAACTCCTGCTAATCCTGCGAGATCCAACGGAACGAGTGATTTCCGACTACACCCAAGTCTACTTCAACCGCTTGGAGAACCACAAACCGGTGCAAGCGATTGAGAACTTACTCGTCCGAAATGGCGTTTTGAATATGCGATACAAAGCCATTCAAAGAAGCCTCTACGATGTCCATATCCGAAATTGGTTGAGGCATTTCCCCCTCGAGCAGATCCATATTGTAGACGGCGATGCGCTCATTCAGGATCCTTTACCAGAGCTACAGAAAGTTGAGAACTTCCTAAACCTACCGCCCAGGATAGTATCGTCCAATTTCTACTTCAACCAGACAAAAGGTTTTTACTGCATTCGGAGTGATGGACGTGAGCGATGTCTTCACGAGTCGAAGGGACGACCACACCCAGCGGTCAATAACTCCGTCCTGCAGCAGCTGAGGGCTTTCCTAAGGGAACATAACAGGACCTTTTTCAGGCTGGTCAGGCGTACATTCAACTGGCAATAA